The Pyrus communis chromosome 9, drPyrComm1.1, whole genome shotgun sequence genome has a segment encoding these proteins:
- the LOC137744067 gene encoding probable protein phosphatase 2C 33: protein MGSCLSVESRSPLPDTPSSPSYEVRRWKSSKKRMGSRNSSFDYRREEQLHRIPGRMFLNGSSEAASLFTQQGKKGTNQDAMIVWENFCSRTDTVFCGVFDGHGPFGHMVAKRVRDSLPLKLSANWEVLKEISLNTAGSLNSDDTAFVSVDEDLRPSVDVDETEKNPEILQTLRESFLKAFKVMDRELRTTPSIDCFCSGTTAVTLIKQGRDLFIGNVGDSRAVLCTRDRDDTLSAIQLTVDLKPSLPAEAERIRKCRGRVFALQDEPEVARVWLPNNDSPGLAMARAFGDFCLKDFGLISVPDVSYRRLTEKDEFIVLATDGIWDVLSNKEVVDVIATAPARPSAAQALVETAVRVWRQKYPTSKVDDCAVVCLFLDLDSNIVSTAANNGSNEKEQPTTADEVNAEEDLSETASLVRAGTVRTAEEILADKEEDEEDEEEDEEDEEEGGGRKENAAEEMNSEPGVEWSALEGVSRVNTLLNLPRFTPTKEDEKMWKKV from the exons ATGGGTTCCTGCTTGTCTGTAGAAAGCAGGAGCCCTCTGCCCGATACGCCGTCGTCTCCCTCCTATGAAGTCCGGCGGTGGAAGAGCTCTAAGAAGAGAATGGGGTCGAGAAATTCGTCCTTCGATTACCGCCGGGAAGAACAGCTGCACAGAATTCCCGGGAGAATGTTCCTCAATGGGTCCAGTGAAGCTGCATCTTTGTTTACGCAGCAGGGCAAGAAAGGAACCAATCAGGATGCCATGATTGTTTGGGAG AATTTCTGTTCGAGAACAGACACAGTTTTCTGTGGTGTTTTCGATGGGCATGGTCCATTTGGTCATATGGTTGCTAAAAGAGTGAGGGACTCTCTTCCTCTGAAATTGAGTGCAAACTGGGAAGTTCTCAAAGAGATCAGCCTCAACACTGCAGGAAGCTTGAATTCAGATGATACTGCTTTTGTATCTGTTGATGAAGATCTCAGGCCCTCCGTGGATGTTGACGAAACAGAAAAAAACCCTGAGATCCTTCAGACACTGAGAGAGTCATTTCTGAAGGCTTTTAAAGTTATGGACAGGGAGCTGCGAACAACACCAAGTATCGATTGCTTTTGTAGTGGGACAACAGCAGTAACTTTGATTAAACAG GGTCGGGATTTATTCATTGGAAATGTTGGGGACTCCAGAGCCGTTCTGTGCACGAGAGATAGAGATGACACTCTAAGTGCAATTCAGTTGACTGTGGATCTCAAACCAAGTCTTCCAG CGGAAGCAGAGAGAATACGGAAGTGTAGAGGGCGCGTTTTTGCTCTTCAGGATGAACCTGAGGTTGCTCGAGTCTGGCTGCCGAACAATGACTCTCCTGGTCTTGCCATGGCACGTGCTTTTGGAGATTTCTGCCTCAAGGATTTTGGCCTCATCTCTGTGCCAGATGTATCCTATCGGCGTCTCACAGAGAAGGATGAATTTATAGTCCTGGCGACAGATGGG ATTTGGGATGTTCTCTCTAACAAAGAAGTGGTAGATGTTATAGCAACAGCCCCTGCACGTCCTTCTGCAGCTCAAGCACTGGTAGAGACAGCAGTTAGAGTGTGGAGACAGAAGTACCCAACTTCCAAAGTAGATGACTGTGCTGTAGTTTGTCTCTTCCTTGACTTAGACTCAAACATAGTATCAACTGCTGCTAATAACGGGTCAAATGAGAAGGAGCAGCCTACTACGGCAGATGAGGTAAATGCTGAAGAAGATCTCTCGGAGACAGCTTCTTTGGTCCGCGCGGGGACTGTCCGAACTGCTGAAGAGATCCTTGCAGACaaggaagaagacgaagaggacgaagaagaagatgaagaagacgaagaagaaggaggaggaagaaaggaGAATGCTGCAGAGGAAATGAATTCGGAACCAGGTGTAGAGTGGTCAGCTCTGGAAGGAGTTTCTCGGGTGAACACATTATTGAATCTGCCCAGATTTACGCCCACAAAAGAAGACGAGAAGATGTGGAAGAAGGTTTGA
- the LOC137746085 gene encoding riboflavin biosynthesis protein PYRR, chloroplastic-like isoform X1, which yields MLPMAALSLPPVRVYCSGGGATPYSSISNNNLLGNHALDAAHIQRAAELADGSAGFTSPHPNFGCVIASKSGKVAGEGFLYAQGTKPAEVLAVDAAGDFSRRATAYLNMEPGDCHGDHSAVSALVQAGIERVVIGLRHPLQYLRGNAIRALRSQGLQVDVLGEDLNSKLIEEARKSCLLVNAPLICRAASRVPFSVLKYAMTLDGKIAASSGHAAWISSKTSRNRVFELRGRSDAVIVGGNTVRKDNPRLTARHGGGHMPMRIVMSQTLDLPEEAHLWDTSDVSTIVATQRGARRHFQKHLASKGIEVVEFDILNPREVMEYFHDRGYLSLLWECGGTLAAAAISSGVIHKVFAFVAPKIIGGKNAPSPVGELGMVEMTQAFDLIDVCYEQVGPDMLISGFLQPMPDVTPVIPSVDETFEIDPTVTPYESRIIFLYKTWDPYGAFSNFSPHQIKMPNDSGDYATWLSVEHYYQAQKFVGVDDPVAQDCVENIKSARSPEEAARIGRSMQRKRPDLVRCEWESVKIEVMYRALKCKFSMYPHLNAMLLSSAGCVLVEASPHDLFWGGGRDGEGLNYLGRLLMQLRSEFLVRLQLTDGEGSIIITLPNSFSIWFFNVSKCNFTI from the exons ATGCTTCCAATGGCGGCGTTATCTTTGCCACCAGTGAGAGTCTACTGCAGCGGCGGCGGCGCCACACCCTACAGCAGTATTAGTAACAACAATTTACTCGGCAACCACGCGCTCGATGCCGCCCACATCCAGCGCGCCGCCGAGCTGGCCGACGGATCCGCCGGATTCACCTCTCCCCACCCAAACTTTGGGTGCGTCATTGCCTCCAAATCCGGGAAAGTCGCCGGCGAGGGATTCCTCTACGCCCAGGGCACCAAGCCCGCCGAGGTCCTTGCCGTCGACGCAGCTGGCGACTTCTCACGCCGCGCCACTGCTTATCTCAATATGGAGCCCGGTGATTGCCACGGTGACCACTCTGCCGTCTCCGCCCTCGTTCAG GCAGGGATTGAAAGGGTGGTGATTGGGCTGAGGCATCCATTGCAGTATTTGAGAGGGAATGCCATTCGGGCTTTGAGAAGTCAAGGCTTGCAAGTTGATGTTCTTGGTGAGGACCTCAACAGTAAACTCATTGAG GAAGCACGAAAATCATGCCTCCTTGTCAATGCTCCGTTAATTTGTAGAGCTGCTTCTCGAGTCCCCTTCTCCGTTCTCAAGTATGCCATGACCCTTGATG GAAAAATTGCTGCTAGCAGCGGACATGCAGCATGGATCAGCAGCAAAACGTCTAGAAATCGAGTGTTTGAACTGCGGGGTAGAAGTGATGCAGTCATTGTAGGAGGAAATACAGTGCGCAAGGACA ATCCAAGACTAACTGCAAGACATGGTGGTGGACATATGCCTATGCGGATTGTAATGTCACAGACTCTTGATCTCCCAGAGGAAGCACACCTTTGGGATACCTCTGATGTATCTACTATAGTTGCAACACAAAGGGGTGCAAGAAGGCATTTCCAGAAACATCTTGCATcaaaaggaattgaagtggTGGAATTTGACATCTTAAACCCCAGAGAAGTAATGGAATACTTCCATGATCGTGGATATCTTTCACTTTTGTGGGAGTGTGGGGGGACATTAGCTGCAGCTGCTATTTCATCCGGAGTAATACATAAG GTGTTCGCATTTGTTGCTCCTAAAATTATTGGTGGAAAGAATGCGCCGTCCCCTGTGGGTGAACTCGGGATGGTTGAAATGACACAAGCCTTTGACCTAATTGATGTCTGCTATGAGCAG GTTGGACCTGATATGCTTATTAGTGGATTTCTTCAACCCATGCCAGATGTGACCCCTGTTATTCCATCAGTTGATGAAACATTTGAAATTGATCCAACTGTGACTCCATATGAATCAAGGATTATATTCCTTTACAAAACATGGGACCCTTACGGCGCTTTCTCAAATTTTTCGCCTCACCAAATTAAGATGCCCAATGACAGTGGTGATTATGCAACTTGGTTGAGTGTCGAGCATTACTATCAG GCTCAAAAGTTTGTTGGGGTGGATGATCCTGTGGCACAAGATTGTGTTGAAAATATCAAGTCTGCCAGAAGTCCGGAAGAGGCAGCACGGATAGGAAGGTCAATGCAGAGGAAGCGTCCTGATTTG GTAAGATGTGAGTGGGAAAGTGTCAAGATTGAAGTGATGTATAGGGCACTAAAATGCAAGTTCTCGATGTACCCACATTTGAATGCAATGTTGCTGTCGAGTGCTGGATGTGTTCTTGTTGAAGCATCACCGCATGATCTGTTCTGGGGAGGAGGTCGGGATGGAGAAGGGCTAAATTATCTGGGCAGGCTTTTAATGCAGTTGAGATCAGAGTTTCTTG TAAGGTTGCAATTAACAGATGGTGAAGGTTCTATCATCATCACCCTTCCTAATTCCTTCTCCATTTGGTTTTTCAATGTCTCAAAATGTAATTTCACTATTTAA
- the LOC137746085 gene encoding riboflavin biosynthesis protein PYRR, chloroplastic-like isoform X2, giving the protein MLPMAALSLPPVRVYCSGGGATPYSSISNNNLLGNHALDAAHIQRAAELADGSAGFTSPHPNFGCVIASKSGKVAGEGFLYAQGTKPAEVLAVDAAGDFSRRATAYLNMEPGDCHGDHSAVSALVQAGIERVVIGLRHPLQYLRGNAIRALRSQGLQVDVLGEDLNSKLIEEARKSCLLVNAPLICRAASRVPFSVLKYAMTLDGKIAASSGHAAWISSKTSRNRVFELRGRSDAVIVGGNTVRKDNPRLTARHGGGHMPMRIVMSQTLDLPEEAHLWDTSDVSTIVATQRGARRHFQKHLASKGIEVVEFDILNPREVMEYFHDRGYLSLLWECGGTLAAAAISSGVIHKVFAFVAPKIIGGKNAPSPVGELGMVEMTQAFDLIDVCYEQVGPDMLISGFLQPMPDVTPVIPSVDETFEIDPTVTPYESRIIFLYKTWDPYGAFSNFSPHQIKMPNDSGDYATWLSVEHYYQAQKFVGVDDPVAQDCVENIKSARSPEEAARIGRSMQRKRPDLVRCEWESVKIEVMYRALKCKFSMYPHLNAMLLSSAGCVLVEASPHDLFWGGGRDGEGLNYLGRLLMQLRSEFLGESPTSS; this is encoded by the exons ATGCTTCCAATGGCGGCGTTATCTTTGCCACCAGTGAGAGTCTACTGCAGCGGCGGCGGCGCCACACCCTACAGCAGTATTAGTAACAACAATTTACTCGGCAACCACGCGCTCGATGCCGCCCACATCCAGCGCGCCGCCGAGCTGGCCGACGGATCCGCCGGATTCACCTCTCCCCACCCAAACTTTGGGTGCGTCATTGCCTCCAAATCCGGGAAAGTCGCCGGCGAGGGATTCCTCTACGCCCAGGGCACCAAGCCCGCCGAGGTCCTTGCCGTCGACGCAGCTGGCGACTTCTCACGCCGCGCCACTGCTTATCTCAATATGGAGCCCGGTGATTGCCACGGTGACCACTCTGCCGTCTCCGCCCTCGTTCAG GCAGGGATTGAAAGGGTGGTGATTGGGCTGAGGCATCCATTGCAGTATTTGAGAGGGAATGCCATTCGGGCTTTGAGAAGTCAAGGCTTGCAAGTTGATGTTCTTGGTGAGGACCTCAACAGTAAACTCATTGAG GAAGCACGAAAATCATGCCTCCTTGTCAATGCTCCGTTAATTTGTAGAGCTGCTTCTCGAGTCCCCTTCTCCGTTCTCAAGTATGCCATGACCCTTGATG GAAAAATTGCTGCTAGCAGCGGACATGCAGCATGGATCAGCAGCAAAACGTCTAGAAATCGAGTGTTTGAACTGCGGGGTAGAAGTGATGCAGTCATTGTAGGAGGAAATACAGTGCGCAAGGACA ATCCAAGACTAACTGCAAGACATGGTGGTGGACATATGCCTATGCGGATTGTAATGTCACAGACTCTTGATCTCCCAGAGGAAGCACACCTTTGGGATACCTCTGATGTATCTACTATAGTTGCAACACAAAGGGGTGCAAGAAGGCATTTCCAGAAACATCTTGCATcaaaaggaattgaagtggTGGAATTTGACATCTTAAACCCCAGAGAAGTAATGGAATACTTCCATGATCGTGGATATCTTTCACTTTTGTGGGAGTGTGGGGGGACATTAGCTGCAGCTGCTATTTCATCCGGAGTAATACATAAG GTGTTCGCATTTGTTGCTCCTAAAATTATTGGTGGAAAGAATGCGCCGTCCCCTGTGGGTGAACTCGGGATGGTTGAAATGACACAAGCCTTTGACCTAATTGATGTCTGCTATGAGCAG GTTGGACCTGATATGCTTATTAGTGGATTTCTTCAACCCATGCCAGATGTGACCCCTGTTATTCCATCAGTTGATGAAACATTTGAAATTGATCCAACTGTGACTCCATATGAATCAAGGATTATATTCCTTTACAAAACATGGGACCCTTACGGCGCTTTCTCAAATTTTTCGCCTCACCAAATTAAGATGCCCAATGACAGTGGTGATTATGCAACTTGGTTGAGTGTCGAGCATTACTATCAG GCTCAAAAGTTTGTTGGGGTGGATGATCCTGTGGCACAAGATTGTGTTGAAAATATCAAGTCTGCCAGAAGTCCGGAAGAGGCAGCACGGATAGGAAGGTCAATGCAGAGGAAGCGTCCTGATTTG GTAAGATGTGAGTGGGAAAGTGTCAAGATTGAAGTGATGTATAGGGCACTAAAATGCAAGTTCTCGATGTACCCACATTTGAATGCAATGTTGCTGTCGAGTGCTGGATGTGTTCTTGTTGAAGCATCACCGCATGATCTGTTCTGGGGAGGAGGTCGGGATGGAGAAGGGCTAAATTATCTGGGCAGGCTTTTAATGCAGTTGAGATCAGAGTTTCTTGGTGAGTCTCCTACGTCCAGTTAG
- the LOC137746086 gene encoding uncharacterized protein — MSSKERPTLGGTRIKTRKRNIAAPLDPAAFADAVVQIYLDNAGDLELIAKSIESSDLNFSRYGDTFFEVVFTGGRTQPGTTKPDEGERHPYSVLESEPTRELILPSVIYLQKILRRRPFLIKNLENVMRRFLQSLELFEENERKKLAIFTALAFSQKLSGLPPETVFQPMLKDNLVGKGLVLSFITEFFKEYLIDNSLDDLISILKRGKVEDNLLEFFPSAKRTEENFSEHFTKEGLVALVEYNEKKIFEVKLKEMKSALTTQITEETDMSEVIETVKQRVKDAKLPDVEVVRILWDVIMDAVQWSGKNQQQNANAALRQVKTWAKLLNTFCTNGKLELELMYKVQMQCYEDAKLMKLFPDIVRSLYDQDVLAEDTIVHWFRKGTNPKGRQTFVKALEPFVKWLEEAEEEE, encoded by the exons CTCGAAGGAGAGACCCACTCTCGG TGGCACGCGGATTAAGACCCGCAAACGGAATATTGCAGCGCCGCTGGACCCTGCAGCTTTTGCGGATGCAGTGGTCCAGATATATCTGGATAATGCTGGTGATCTG GAACTTATTGCCAAGAGCATTGAATCTTCAGACCTTAACTTCTCAAGATACGGTGACACCTTTTTTGAG GTTGTTTTCACTGGAGGCCGTACACAACCTGGAACAACAAAACCTGATGAGGGGGAGCGCCACCCTTACTCTGTATTAGAGTCTGAGCCTACGCGTGAACTCATCTTGCCATCGGTTATATACCTTCAAAAAATTTTGAGGCGGAGGCCATTTCTGATTAAGAATCTTGAAAATGTTATGCGACGATTCCTTCAATCGTTGGAGCTTTTTGAGGAAAATGAAAGGAAGAAGCTGGCTATTTTCACAGCACTTGCATTCTCTCAGAAGCTGTCAGGACTTCCACCGGAAACGGTGTTCCAGCCAATGCTCAAGGATAATCTTGTTGGCAAAGGGCTAGTTCTATCGTTCATTACTGAGTTTTTCAAGGAGTATTTGATTGATAATAGTCTTGATGATTTGATTTCCATTCTGAAGCGGGGTAAAGTGGAGGACAATCTTTTGGAATTCTTCCCATCCGCAAAGAGAACTGAAGAGAATTTCTCTGAGCATTTCAC AAAGGAAGGGCTAGTTGCCTTAGTTGAGTACAACGAGAAGAAAATTTTCGAAGTGAAGCTTAAGGAAATGAAATCTGCTTTAACAACCCAGATAACAGAGGAAACCGATATGTCTGAAGTCATTGAGACTGTGAAGCAGCGTGTTAAAGACGCCAAATTGCCCGATGTTGAAGTTGTGCGGATTCTGTGGGATGTCATTATGGACGCTGTGCAGTGGTCTGGTAAGAACCAGCAGCAGAATGCTAATGCAGCTCTTCGCCAG gTGAAAACATGGGCGAAACTGTTGAATACCTTTTGCACGAATGGGAAGCTTGAGCTGGAACTGATGTACAAGGTTCAGATGCAGTGCTATGAAGATGCTAAGCTGATGAAGCTTTTCCCTGATATTGTGAGGTCCCTCTATGACCAGGATGTGCTTGCAGAAGACACCATTGTCCATTGGTTCCGCAAAGGAACAAACCCCAAGGGCAG GCAAACTTTTGTGAAGGCCCTGGAGCCATTCGTGAAGTGGCTGGAGGAGGCAGAAGAGGAGGAATAG